In Saimiri boliviensis isolate mSaiBol1 chromosome 13, mSaiBol1.pri, whole genome shotgun sequence, the genomic window CTGCCATAGGGGCCTCTCCCTAGGGCTGCTTGAGcatcctcacaacatggcagctggcttccccagAATGAGTGATCCAAGAGAAAGCAAGGTGGAAGCGGCAATGTCTTTTATGACCTCACGTCTGAGGTCATGTCTCTTGACTTCCACAGATCTTATTGATTAGGCAGGTAAGTCTATTTATGTGGGAAGGGATCGTACAAAGGCATGAAATCATGCCACCAAGAGGCAAGAGTCACTGAGAGCCATGTCTGAATCTTCTACCACAGCCCACTTAGATGTAGTGCCGTTATATAGTAAACAACTTGCACAACAGTAATTTCAGGCCAGCTAAGGACAGCCCTTGCCATAGACCTTCCACCAACTTTGTGCCAGgactgtgctaagcacttaatGATATTATCTGCCCTCAAGCAGCTTACAGTCTAGCAGAGACACTAATCATTAAAGTTCAAGGCAGAgtcaaataaatgacaaaaatcagGAGACCAAAGGCTGGAGAGACCAAGCCTCTGAATTGAGGGATGGGGAAAGGGTTGTCTAAGTGGGACCTTGAAGTGTGGTTGGGATGTGGACCCCTGGAAGTGCAAGACATTGGATGTTCTCGAGCCAAGAATGCAGCATGAACAAAGGCATGGCAGCTGAGAACAGGGTGTATGTTTAGGATTTGGAGAGTAGGGGCTGCAAAAGTACATTTGGGTCACATTGGAGGGGAGTGTTACGGCCACTCAGTCCATCCAGGTGACCACCCGCTCTCAGCTGTGCTCAGAAGTTGGGATGGGAAAAGCTGATTGAGCCACAGctctattttctcctctctccttctcctcttgcCCTAGAAGAGAAACCACCACAAAAACTTACACAGAGTAGGGGTGGCTGTCTGGGGAGCAAGGGAGAGGAATCCCTCCCCAAGACTCTAAGAAAGGCAGtagcctggggctggggcagtCTCCACTTTTTCACAGTTATGTCCCTTTAAGCTGTTAGAGCACAGGAATTCTTGATTTGTTCTCTGTGCATCCCCAGAGTCCagtacagagcctggcacaggaAGAAAACCCAGTAATATTtagtgaatgaatgcatggacTGGCAGGGTCTCTGGCCCTTTTAAAGATGAGAAGGTGGGAAAGCAGTGAGGCCTTAGCTCTGGGAAGCCTCCCAAGCCTCTTGGGGCATGGCAGAGAAGTCTAACTTCAGGCACCTGGCTGGTGAGATTACTTAGGGAAGGCCTGGGCTGCCCCGTGGTAGAGGAGAAGGTGAGGGCAGGGGAGGAGCACCCGGCACCCTCATGCCTCCCCAGTGCCTCCAGGCCCCACTCACGTTTCATGAGCTGGCACTTCTCactcctccccgccccctgcctctgcctaccCAGGGCAAAACATCCAGAAGATAAACGTGTAAGGGTCTCCAGAGCGCTTCCTGCTGGGGGCGTGGGCCTTtagggtttttctgttttgttttctccccaCTTTATTTGTATCAAGTTATCTTGGTACAAGCCGGAGGACTCTGCTAAGATTTATCTAGATGGGCCATGTTGAAACTTTGCTGAAAGTAGAAGAGCCCTATCAAGCTCATCCAACCCGCCTCATTTTATTGCTGctgttctgttttggttttagacgaGGAAGGGGCTTTACTGGcccaaccagaaacagaaactaacaATCCATGACTGTATTCTCTCCTTGGGACACCCCTGCCTGCTCTGGCACATCCCACATTTTGTCCTGGTTGACTATGTTCACCCGTGCTGTGAGCTGTGCTTCCCGAAAGGAAGGGAGGCCAGTTGTCCTCTGTCATGCCCTGCTTTCTCCTGGCAGCTGCGACTGGCCATACTTTAGGTATAACATGTATAATGATAAGGTGTCTCAGAAGAGGCTTCTCACCACAGGGGTTATTTTCATGAGGCTAACAGAATGCAGACatgaaaaaagtaacaaatgtacttgcatttatatttatattgcatgtatatttatattgaatattgcatttatatttgcattgaatttaaatatttataggtGAAATGGCTctcagatatacatatataggatgttagtatttttttaataaaaagatcaAGAATTACAAATGGAAGGAAACTTCAACTATGGTGAATGAGTAAGGTCAGGAAGCAAAATATACCACAAGGCCCCCACTCACTTGCTGAAAATCGGCCACAAAATTTGTTTTAAGCTTCCTAGTAGCCAATGCAAAGTGTGAGTCTATCACAGAGTCAGAGGATTTGAGAGACAAACCAGAGCTGCTTCTCAGCAGAAGCAGTGAGAGGTCCTTGCCCCACAGAGGTGGGTCCTGTTCCTGTAGCCAAGGCAACAGCTGGGTTTGTGTGGCTTCTCATCCTGCCATTGTATTCTGCAACTGCATGTTGGCAAAGTGGAATTCAGTAAAATCAAGCCTGCGAGAAGCCTTGCAGCCTTTGCTGAGTACCTGACACCAGCTGCCCAGTGAGACGCCTAACTCCAAGAGTCTTAGGGGTCCAGAGAAAAGCCCTATCTTGTAAGCCACGCTGTGAATTGCAGATGAAATTTGGCAaagctgagaggcaggaggaccatCCTTGCAGTGGACAGGGAGCTCTTATGCAAAGGAGGTGGCTCAGAGTCCTAACCCAGacttctgtgtgtgtctctgcaggGCTCTGGCTGAGAACATGGCCAATGACATTGATGAGCTCATTGGCATTCCCTTCCCCAACCACAGCAGTGAGGTCTTGTGCAGCCTCAATGAGCAGCGGCACGATGGCCTGCTGTGCGACGTGCTCCTGGTGGTGCAGGAGCAGGAGTATCGGACCCACCGCTCCGTCCTGGCTGCCTGCAGCAAGTACTTCAAGAAGCTCTTCACCGCCGGCACCCTAGCCAGCCAGCCCTACGTCTACGAGATTGACTTCGTGCAGCCTGAGGCTCTGGCCGCTATCCTGGAGTTCGCCTATACCTCCACGCTCACCATCACTGCCGGCAACGTCAAGCACATCCTCAATGCCGCCAGGATGCTGGAGATCCAGTGCATCGTGAACGTGTGCCTGGAGATCATGGAGCCTGGCGGGGACGGCGGGGAGGAGGATGACAAGGAGGACGATGACGAAGATGACGATGATGaagaggatgaagaggaggaggaagaggaagaggaggaggacgaCGACGATGACACGGAGGATTTTGCTGACCAAGAAAACTTGCCCGACCCCCAGGACATCAACTGCCACCAAAGCCCTTCCAAGACGGACCATCTCACGGAGAAGGCCTATTCAGACACCCCCAGGGACTTCCCTGACTCCTTCCAGGCTGGCAGTCCTGGCCATCTGGGGGTGATCCGGGACTTCTCCATTGAATCTCTGCTGAGGGAGAACCTGTACCCCAAAGCCAACATCCCCGACAGGAGACCCTCCTTGTCTCCGTTTGCTCCAGACTTCTTCCCACACCTCTGGCCAGGGGACTTCGGTGCCTTTGCCCAGCTGCCTGAGCAGCCCATGGACAGTGGGCCACTGGATCTGGTCATCAAGAACCGGAAGatcaaggaggaggagaaggaagagctgcccccgcccccaccaccacccttcCCTAACGACTTCTTCAAGGACATGTTCCCTGACCTGCCTGGGGGGCCTCTGGGCCCCATCAAGGCAGAGAACGACTACGGTGCCTATCTCAACTTCCTGAGTGCCACCCACCTGGGGGGCCTCTTCCCACCCTGGCCCTTGGTGGAAGAGCGCAAGCTGAAGCCCAAGGCCTCTCAGCAGTGCCCCATCTGCCACAAAGTCATCATGGGGGCCGGGAAGCTGCCACGGCACATGAGGACCCACACCGGGGAGAAGCCATACATGTGCACCATCTGCGAGGTCCGCTTCACCAGGTGCGCATTGCAGCCTCGGGTGCGGGGGACAGGGCCAGAGGCCATGGGGGACAGCAGAGtcgggcagggaggctggggatggCGACAGAGACCCAGAAGGATCCCAGACACATGCAGGCTCATGGCTAGCAGGGGTGCTAGGCATCACCTGGTACTGTGACTTTCAAACCCTTTTTAGGGGCTGCAGTATTTTCTCAGATACAATATTAGGCAGAAACCCATGACACAAAACAGCTAAGAGCAGGACTGTTCTGGTTGGGACAGAAGTGAGGCGCCTCAAGCATCTTGGTTGCTTGGCTTCCCCATCTTCTTCCAGCTGTAAATTCATGGAACCCAGTTGGAACGGCTGGCAGTCCCAGATGGAGTGCTGCCCCTTCATTTTATTTGGAGAAGCAGCTCCTGACCTTGATGAAGCATGTTCTACATGCCAGGGGCCATCCTAGGCACCGTAAACATACTCTCACCACAGCCAGGCCCTGGGAAGATGGGAAGATGGTGGCCTTCGTTTACAATACACCTCCCAGTAGCTGACCACGAGTGTGTGCACTggaaaatggcagagctgggactggcaTCCCAGTCCCTGTGTGACAGCCAAGTCTGTGACCAGGAGACTGCAGAGGTGCCTGGTAGGCCCTTTCCATCATTTTGGGGTCAGACCTAAAGGTTGGGCCTCTTTTTATGTTCCCCTCTTTGCCTTTCCATGTTAGGAAGGGGGACAACTTTATGCTgttataaaatgtgaaatttgaaATCAATACATTATAAACCTGTCATCTTTCATAGACCCTGTCCCATTCAGCAAGCGTATGTTGCATACCTCCTCTGCACAGCAACTTTCGCAGTCAAAACTGATGAGTGGGTTCATGTGGGGTCAGACCTGTCCGCTCCCAGCTTTGGAGAGGGCTCACTTTTGGAAAATACCGACTGTTGGTGCTATCTGTGGTTCCTGGCATGAGGCTGATCTTCTCAGCCCTATCCACAAATGGGAAGGATTCTAGTGGGTGGCCTGGCATCAGGGCTTGGTCATTTCAGTGTGTCCTGTGTGCACAGAGCCTGGCGATGCCTGCCCTGTGACCACAACTTACTAGACCAGGTTCCTTCCCCACACTGCCACTTTCCCTCTCAGATAACTCACCTGGAGAGACCCACGCTTATTCCAGTGGTGCTGCCGCTGCCCCACTTCCCCTTGGAAATATATCTTTGGGAATTGCTGGCAGCTCATTCTTTTGATTTTCCTTAGTGGGCCCAAAGCTTCGGCCTGAGGATGCAGTACAAGTTTGTGAATGAGGGTGGATATCCAATCAGGGACTATGCTTatccagaaaaaattttaaaaagatgagtcCTCTAAAGTCATGAGACCTGTTCTCTTGGGTGGCTTCGAAACTATCATTGGCAAAGAGTTTCAGAAATTCGTTCAGTGGACAGTAGTGTGGCTAAAATCGCTCTGCTGGCTCCTCTGATGACTGCTTTGAAGGACAACACTGATTATTTCCAAGACAGCCTTGGGGTCCTGCTCACAGCTGCTTCTGTGAGGAGAACCCCAGACAGCATCTGTCCCGGATGCTTCCAGTGACAGTAGAAAGAGAAGCTGCAGGAGCAGAGGGGCAGGGCCTCACAGACCCAGGATGTGCCTTCCTTGCCCTTAGCAGTGAGCTAAGCCAGCCACCCGGCAATGCTGACGGCAGGGCGCCCTGCTCCTGTTAGCCCCCAGAGCAGACGGACCCAAAGCTCCCGAGATTCCCTCCCCTTGGATGTCCCTCAGTGACAGCCCTGCCACCCCAGTGCCACTGTGGTTGATGCTGCCCCCTGCCTCCTCCTGAATTCACCTTAGCCCCACAGAGCCAGGCAGAACACCTGGACAGGCTTtgcaaaaacacagaaatgacCGAGGGAGATAAACCAGAGCACCATGTGAAAGCCAAATTCAGGTGCAGCTCACGCGTCTTCAATGGGAGTCTGGCTTCAGCCTGAGTCCCAGCCCCTGCCTATGACTTTAAGGTTGCCAGGAAGCTCTGCACAGGCCCAATCAGGAAAGCCAGCCATGTTATCAGCCCGGAGCATCCTCTCCTGCTAACACAGGCTCCACCTCCCTCACTGCCCATGGCTGTCCCCTTGGCAGATGGCTGACAGGAGCACTTCTCCTGTCACGGGAGACTCGGGCTGGTGACTCCAATTCCAAAGGGATCTGTGTCTCAGGGTACCACACGGTGGCCCTGCTGGCACCCTGAGCCcccacctcccttccttccccactccctttTCTCTGGCCCACACACAGCCTTCTGTGAGGTCCATACCAGGTCTGGACGGTCTGTGTgctctggttttttgtttttgtttttttgagacaatttcagtctcatcacccaggctggagtacaatcacatgatctcagctcactgtaacctctgcctcctgggtacaagtgattatcctgccccaccctcccaagtagctaggattacagttgtgcgccaccacgcccagctaatttttgtatttttagtagagatggggtttcactacattggccaggctggtctcaaactcttgacctcaggtgatcccccatctcagcctaccaaagtgctgggattacagctgtgagccactatgcctggcttgtGTGCCCTGTTTTAAGGGAAAGTTTTAACCTTGCACAGTCACTGCTGGCAGACTCTTCACCCTCTGGACCCTGGGACATTCTCTGGGAGTGGGCCTCCTGGTTGGGGCAGCAGTGCTGTGTTGTATAGGAGGGTGACATTCCGGTTTCCTCCCTCCCAGCACATTCCTGATGGTCACTTGGGATGGCCTCTGTCTGCAGTCCCCACTCCCGGCCAGGTCTGCAGTGGGGCAGCTCTGGTCATCCAGCCATCTGGCCTCGGGCTCCTCCTGCTCCAGAATGGCGGCTGTCTGGCCCCAGGCCTGTCTCCAGCTGAAGCCAATGCATTCCAGACCCCTTGGCACCCCACCACTTGTCCCCGCTGGGCTCTGACCCTCCCAAAACAGATCAGACAAGCTCTTGGGTCTCTCTCTTACCAGGAGGGGAGAAACCGAGGGCGGGGGGAAGGCAGGGTGGAGGAGATGGCTGCTCCTCACTTCAGAGGCTTTATTGCTCATCGTGGGCTGCGGCTGCCCTTGTGGGGCACTCGCCATTCTCCTCCCCTCACATTCTCCAGAATCACTGGGCCTTTGCTTCTCACCCCATCTCTGGAGCTGCCTGGCAAGAATTCTTTTCGGTGCTTGAAGAGCCCCAAGCATGGTCTGTCCAGGTTGAGGCTTTCCTGTAATTCTCTCTGTGACCAAAGCTCCCTGCAGGCTTTCCACGGGGACCTTCTTTTTGGCTGAATTCCCCGTTAGGATTCCTAACACCTGCTCCTTCCACCTGGAATCTCTTCAGCAGCCACTTAGAGCGGTGACAGCCAGCTGCCTTTTTGACATAGAATTCCCAGACTCCCTTCCAAGGCCACGCCACTGAGACTGGCCCCTGTAGTGTCCTTCTTGTCCCCCAGCAAGGACCCAGACATGCTGCCCTCAAGCTTTCCTCTTGGAAATGATTTCCCCTTCTGGAACCAAGTCTTTCCTTCAGCACAGCTGAGCTTCTGCCCTGGCAAAGCCCCATTTCCTCCCTCCTTGATGCTGAGAAGAGCTCAGGGTCCTGCGACACTCCTGTGGGGTGCTGGAGAAGCCTACCCTTCCCCCACATGGTGGCCCGTTAGCCCAGACTCTGAGTCACAGCCTCCCAGATGCCAACTCCAATGTCCACACCCCATGGGGACGTCACTCCTAACGACCTCAGCAGCCACAACCAAGGTGGAGGGCATGAGGACCCTTCCAGCAAAGCCCCTCAACCCCTAAGGCCCTGCCCACTGCTGTCATTCTGTGGGTctggagaggagagacagagtcCCCCCCACCCAATGGTATTGTCTGTTCTTTGGTGTCAGAAATCTCACCTCTGAGGCAGCTCTAGATTTCAGCCAGTCCTACCAGTTGTCCCACCACTGATCTGTTCCAAATATGAAATATCCCTAGGCAGGGCCTCAAAGGCATCAACCAAACTGTTTCTTTGGCCCCATGCTGTCCCTTCCTAGCTCTGGTTACCCCATAATCACTGGGGCTCCTTTTGCCTGTGCACTCCCCTTGGCTTAGTTCAAGGGCACTGTTTTCTTCCTGGGAAAGGCTCGTGCTAGCTAGAGAGGCAGCTCCTGTCCCTTCCAGGTCCTACTTGAGACACAAAAACAGCTCCAGGTCATAGGGCAGAGGCAGTCTAGACCAGGATTACCTCAGAACCTCTTCATCAGGGGTcgtttcccttctcttcccagaAAGTTGGGAAGCCAGGAGCCAAAGGTTAAGATGGCAGCGTTCTGCCAGAAGTGACACGTAGGTCAAGCCTAGAAGAACAGGAGCCATGTGATCTTGGGAAGATAAAGCATTTGTCTTCATGCATAGGGACACTGCTGAGCTTGGTGGGTATTTTCTCTGTCCACAGACATCCCAGGTGGCCCCCCGCACACCTTTTTGCCCCATTTGCAGCCATCACTGCCAActgggcctggccctggccctgtgAAAGCCTCTGCACCTTCCTCCTCTTTATTCCCGCCACATGGGTCCTTGATTGCAGGCCACAGGGACTTGCCTTCCACCTCCCCCAGCCCTTCTGTTAGGAGCACCCAGAGAGCATGGCTGGCTGGTCTCCCTCCTGAAGCCCCTGCATCCTGCGGAAGCCTGGCTCCCAGCAGTGCCCCAGCCATGCCTGATGGGGACAGTAGTAAAGGCAAGAAACTGCAAAATGAGAAGAGACTGGCCCCAAAACAGCAGAAGTCCCATGGAGGGCACATGGTCCTGGGCGGGGATGGGCCACCCGTGCAGCACAGTCACTCTCTGACAAGCCACGCTTTCCAGGTCCTGCTCAACCCCGAAGGCTGCGCCTTTCCGTCTCCACCACCCTCCTCCACTGCCAGCCAAATGCTGACCAGCTCTGTCCCCCATGGCTGCCTGCTCTTCAGACAAGCCCGCAACCTGCCTTTTGctttccctctgttttctttgTAGTCCTCCCACTCCTGGCAGCTCTGGGAACCCTATTAAGATAATGTAATGGCATTAGCAGTGGTAGCAGGAAGAGCGTGTCTCAAACCATCCGGTTACAAGAAGTCAGGGTGAAGGCTGCTGGGAAAGCATTATCCTGATTGGGAGACTTTCTGGAGGCCACAGACTTCAGGCCGAGACCCTGCAGCCCTTTTCTGTGATTCTGGGAATGAGCTCATGGGGACTCACGCATTCTTCCCAACAATGAGCTCTCCAGGCTGGAAAGGAGCGTGTAGACTGAGGCTGGGGGGGGTGTATGTCCTTGACTGTCCCTAATGCAGAGAAATGGAACGAGATGGCAGACAAGGGGACCAGGGCCAGAGGAGAGCATGTCGAATTTGGAGTCAGGGACTTCTGAAATTGGCCCCGCTAGTCAGTCACCAAACGTGATGAGCCTCCTCTCTCTCTACATTCAGTGTTGTGCAGAGTATGAAAGAGCATCCCACGGGTTCTCATCAAAGCAGGTACCAGAACCCTCTATGCCACGTGCAAGGAGGAAGAAGGCTAGGGGTAGGAAGGGGCACCCTGGCTCTGCACTTGGCCTTCTAGGAAGGCCCTAAGGGTGGAGCATCAGTGCCCAAGCACAAGACATGCACACAAGGGAAGGAGCCAGGGTTTACCAGGCATCCACCCTATCATGTGATGGGCTGTGCACTGGGGGGCCAGCAGTCCCATTCATACTGGCATGATAGGGCCAGTCTCTTGTCACTCTATAGTCCTTGCAGGCCACAGGTGTTCAAGGATGCAGAGTTGGCCAGTGTGGGGCAGTGCACCATGGGGGACAGGCAGGAAGCTGGCAGAGTACATGGGAGTGAGCTTGCAAAGAGCCCAGAAAGCTGCGCTAAGGGGTATGTGAGTACATATGCCACTGgacaggggaggcctcaggaaattttaAGTGGAATCTCCAGACCTCCATTCCTACCGAGAAGTAACTAATCTCACCTCCTGAGATTCAGACTAGAACCTATTCCCACTAAACACACGCTGCTTCCACAAGCAGACTGAATTTGTAAAAGAGCAAGGAAGCCAGCCAGCCAAACAGACTCCAGAAAGAAATTTGGTAGACACCCACTACCCAGATGCAAACACTCATGGAGCACCAGCAGTCCCAAGGATGCAGCCCGACCCCCATTTagagatcaggaaactgaggccagaccAGAGAAGGGACCTGGTCCAGGTCTTGGAGCATGCCCAGCACCACCTCCAGCACCAATGCGCATGTCATAGTATCCACAGGAAAGGTCAGTGTAGAGGAGGAGGCCGTGTGGCCCCTGACCTCCATTCCCTCTTTGGTCCTTGCTTTCcttatcttggaagtaactagcTCCATGTTTTCAAGGTCCTGAGAAGTGTACTGCTAAGAGTGTAGCTCACGGGGTGCACTGACTCAGGCAGTGAATCAGAATGTGGTCAAGTGTGCCTGGTAAACTAGATGATCCTCTGAAGTTTTTTTCCAGAACTGGCTTATCATGAGCTTTGCACACTCTTCCCACCCCTTACCCCCACTCCCACAAAGTGTCACGGTTAAGGAAAGACAGCTCCTGCCCAGGGCTGAGTTCCTCCCATTGGCATACCCCAGTCCTACAGAAAGCTGGCTACTGGCGCCCTCTCGTGATTGTTCTGGTCTGCCCTTTCTGCATCAGTCCTTGCAGGCCACAGGCTGGGAGTCCCTCATGTGAAAATCTAGCCTTCTTCATCCCCAGAATAGCTTACAAACAAACCACAGCCAGGTAGCCCTCCAGGTTTCTTTGCCCCTCACCAGCTGGATAGCTTTGGGAAGCGCTTGACTTCTTCAAGCCTCCTTTCTGCCTGTGTCCAAGTGAGGAAATTACACCAAGTGTGTTGAATCTAGCTCGCCCAAACCCAGATTCTCTCCATCTGCCCTGGACAATGATGTCTGGTGATGTCTGGGGCTAGGTTTAGCTCTGCACAGAGAGGTTGAACAACTTGCCTAAGGCCACCCAGCAAGTTGGTGTTGGGTCTGGAGCTACAACTGGGACTCCCAGACTCCTAGAGGGGCCCTACCTCTATACCATAACTTGCCTTTAAATAATGAATTCCCAAGGTCATTGAAGTCACGTATTTACTTCCCcatagcaggtgttcaataaaagGACATTGTAGGCACCTTCTCCATGCTTCTTACATAAGTAGACCAATTGCCACAAAAATGGGACTTATTTTAGATACACTAATGAGAAGTTTGGGAGACATTTGAAAATTTGCCACTTACACTGTCTATTGTTTGAGAGTGACCTCAATGGTCAGTACTACTAATTATGTGTaatagtggtttaaaaaaaaaaacctaccttggccaggcgtagtggctcgcgcctgtaatcccaacactttgggaggccaaagccggcagatcgtgaggtcaggagttagagaccagcttgaccaacatggtgaaaccccatctctactaaaaatacaaaacttagccaggcgtggtggtgcatgcctgtaatcccagctactcgggagtctgaggcaggagaatcacttgaacctgggaggcaaatgttgcaataagccgagatcacaccactacactgcagcctgggcaacagaatgagactccgactcaaacgaacaaacaaaaaaacaaaacacctaccTCATAGGTCATGGTGAGGAGTAATGAGATGATGCATTTAAAGCCCCGCTCAGCTGATTCTGAGCCCTCTACCAGGCCTGGTGATGGAGCCCAACTGACCACCTAGCATCAGTGTTTCCATCAGAGCCTGGATGAATTTGTGAAGGCCCAAGACATATCCCTCAGAACCGGGAAGCTGCGTCACTCCAGGGGTACAGATGGCACTGTGCACCTGACACTTCCATTTTCACAGTCACAGTGCCACAGTGAGAAGAGGCCTTGACTCCCAGGCCTGCCATGACCCTCTGGGTGAGCTCGGCAAGTTTCCCGGCTGAGCCTGTTTGCCCACCCA contains:
- the ZBTB7C gene encoding zinc finger and BTB domain-containing protein 7C isoform X1 produces the protein MKGWALAENMANDIDELIGIPFPNHSSEVLCSLNEQRHDGLLCDVLLVVQEQEYRTHRSVLAACSKYFKKLFTAGTLASQPYVYEIDFVQPEALAAILEFAYTSTLTITAGNVKHILNAARMLEIQCIVNVCLEIMEPGGDGGEEDDKEDDDEDDDDEEDEEEEEEEEEEDDDDDTEDFADQENLPDPQDINCHQSPSKTDHLTEKAYSDTPRDFPDSFQAGSPGHLGVIRDFSIESLLRENLYPKANIPDRRPSLSPFAPDFFPHLWPGDFGAFAQLPEQPMDSGPLDLVIKNRKIKEEEKEELPPPPPPPFPNDFFKDMFPDLPGGPLGPIKAENDYGAYLNFLSATHLGGLFPPWPLVEERKLKPKASQQCPICHKVIMGAGKLPRHMRTHTGEKPYMCTICEVRFTRQDKLKIHMRKHTGERPYLCIHCNAKFVHNYDLKNHMRIHTGVRPYQCEFCYKSFTRSDHLHRHIKRQSCRMARPRRGRKPAAWRAASLLFGPGGPAPDKAAFVMPPALGEVGGHLGGATVCLPGPSPAKHFLAAPKGTLSLQELERQFEETQMKLFGRAQLEAERNAGGLLAFALAENVAAARPYFPLPDPWAAGLAGLPGLAGLNHVASMSEANN
- the ZBTB7C gene encoding zinc finger and BTB domain-containing protein 7C isoform X2, with amino-acid sequence MANDIDELIGIPFPNHSSEVLCSLNEQRHDGLLCDVLLVVQEQEYRTHRSVLAACSKYFKKLFTAGTLASQPYVYEIDFVQPEALAAILEFAYTSTLTITAGNVKHILNAARMLEIQCIVNVCLEIMEPGGDGGEEDDKEDDDEDDDDEEDEEEEEEEEEEDDDDDTEDFADQENLPDPQDINCHQSPSKTDHLTEKAYSDTPRDFPDSFQAGSPGHLGVIRDFSIESLLRENLYPKANIPDRRPSLSPFAPDFFPHLWPGDFGAFAQLPEQPMDSGPLDLVIKNRKIKEEEKEELPPPPPPPFPNDFFKDMFPDLPGGPLGPIKAENDYGAYLNFLSATHLGGLFPPWPLVEERKLKPKASQQCPICHKVIMGAGKLPRHMRTHTGEKPYMCTICEVRFTRQDKLKIHMRKHTGERPYLCIHCNAKFVHNYDLKNHMRIHTGVRPYQCEFCYKSFTRSDHLHRHIKRQSCRMARPRRGRKPAAWRAASLLFGPGGPAPDKAAFVMPPALGEVGGHLGGATVCLPGPSPAKHFLAAPKGTLSLQELERQFEETQMKLFGRAQLEAERNAGGLLAFALAENVAAARPYFPLPDPWAAGLAGLPGLAGLNHVASMSEANN